GCAATCGTTAGTCACGTTAATCAACGTATTTGCTGTATCACGAGGCAAAGAAGATGAATTTGTTCGATTGTGGAATCAAACTGCTCATCTGCTGAAGCAGGAACCAGGCTTTATTGATACTAAGCTGCATCGTAGTCTTGATGCAGAGGCCCGGTTTTCATTTATCAATGTTGCACATTGGGAAAGTCAA
Above is a genomic segment from Leptolyngbya sp. FACHB-261 containing:
- a CDS encoding antibiotic biosynthesis monooxygenase, whose protein sequence is MQSLVTLINVFAVSRGKEDEFVRLWNQTAHLLKQEPGFIDTKLHRSLDAEARFSFINVAHWESQETWQQAIASNPELQDWWRQIALLAEANPALYKVEVQH